The genome window TAATTCTAGTTCATGCTTATTATCAAATGAGCACCCAACAGTGACTTTTCAGAGTATGGCCCAGTTTCAGCTTTGCTCCAAAGTTCTGTCTGTTTACTTTCTTTGCTAGAGCCCCTTAGCACTGCTGGTTAATAGCCACAACTGCCCTCAGTCCTCTCTACAGTCAGCTCCATCTTCATGTCAGTGGGATGTAGTATTATGCTTCAAAAATAGAATCATGTTTGAAAAGCATTCATTGCAGGGTTCAAACAGAATCTGGTAAGAGAGGATTCAGTGGTAGATTCTGTCACTGCAAGAAATCCCTTGTGCAGTAAGGGGAATTTTTCTCCAGAGAAAAATAGTGACATTTATTCCAATTTTTATCATACTTTTATCTATCTAGGCCCTGTTGGTTTTGGTTACTTGGAAGTGATGAGTATAGTACTCCAATCAAGAAAAACTGTTCAAAGTTGTTATTTTTGAAGTGCCTGGGTTTCTCTCTCGATCCACAATCAGCTCCTCAACACTTCATCTTACAGCCAAGCTCACAGTAGGCAGTTGAAACAACTAATTAAAAACTGACAAGTTCAACAAGAATCTTTCCAATAAATGAACCATTAAATATGTCACTTGCCTCTGAAACCTGGGAACaatcagcagctttgctgctagTCAAGGTTTCTATGCACTTGGGCAGCCTGCCTCCTGTCCATGTGGCACACAGACTGACACATGGAAATTACCAGCAATCTCATTTTTACATCATTCCTGAAGTTACAGGACACCAAGTCACTGAAGGTTCCCAGCAGCTGGACTCAAAATACACAATGCCAAGGATCTTGAAGTGAAACTGTGGTTATGTGCATCTAGGCTGGTCCCAGATTTCAGGTGCACCATGAGAAGCTGCACTGTAGCATGCTCTGTGACATAGGGGATCACCTATAGCCTTCAATGCTCTGGTTCTGTCCCACAGGTCAACTGTGGAACTTTGCACTATGACTGTGGCTATTTACTGACCCACTGGTGACCATTTTATCTTCCTAACTGGTCAATAATTTCTTAGACAAGCTGAAATGGCAAACACCCCAAACCAGTGCCATTAGTTGAGGGGGATCAAGTTAGAAAGATAAAAAGCAATCTGTCTTTCCTTGTCTGCTTCTCTACACTAAATGCACCTCGTAATACCAAACTCCAAAGCTCAGCTGTAAAAGAAACTAAATGGTTTAGAGGTTGTTTAAGGTTTACCATAGCACTCAGTGGCATTAAGGACAAAAGAAATAGGGCTCTGCTGATGTTGCTGTGCTGCATCATCCcttgtgctctgccctgcaaagcAGAGTGACAACAAAGCGTTTGATGCTTGGAATTCTTCATGGCTTTTTATAGCAGCACCACCCCAGAGCAGCTTATTTAAATGTTTGATTTAtcataaaaccccaaacagtttGGTGTCAGAATCTTCAGTAAAAGCTGTATCTGTTCACCAGCAATTTCAAACTCTCAATTAACAAATTAAAGTTGTGACATTTCCATCTCCTGACTTTAAATTACAGCAATAATTAAGACCAGAATTGTTCCTGGACTTCTTTAAGAGAAAATGACAGCAAAATACCTGGTTATGGCaaccagaagcagctgcagatgaGATCAAGGAGATGATACAAAGTGTTCTGTGATATTACTGAACAGCTCAAGACATGGGAGCTAAAGCACATACCCCAGACAGAAGTAACTCAATAGAATTCTTGATACACTTTCAGGCACTTCTTTCTCCAACTACTTAGCTGGGACCAATGCAGTAGAACTTCTCTTACCTTCCTCAAGATAAAAATCACTTTTAAAACACTTTCTAGACAAAGACAAAGGATCTAGCCAGCAGAAACAGAGTAACCCAAGATTATCTACACACTGAGCTTATTCAACACCTGGAACAAAACCAAGTCTAGACCAAAACCTGGCATTGCTTTTAAGAATTAATGACTGGTAGTCCATTTATTTAATAATTTTACTTACATCTCTGTCTGAGCACATTAGCATTTATGTGAATTAATAAAAAGATCaagaaggaaaagctgaaaaAAGGATTAGCTTCTAGTACTGTATGCAGCTCTTAGTACCCACTACAATCATATTTTACATTAGTGCAAAAATAGAGTGTTCTGGTTTACTAATTGTAATTTTCACTTAAAAGAAATCATTGAGTGAGTTAAAGCAAGGATAAATGCAAATACAgtaacagaaatcacagaaacttagaatcacagaacactttgggttggaagggaccttaaagctcattgagttccaacacccctgccatggacagagatATCtactactagaccaggttgctcaaggccccatccaatctagctttgaatatttccagggctGCCTCTGTAACTACTCTGGGCAATCTGtaccagtgcctcaccaccctcttggtgaggaatttcttcctaatgtctaatctaaattgaACTTCTTCAAGTTTGAAACCattacctctcatcctgtcaccacatgaCCTTGTGAAAACTAGCATGAACAATGATTCTGGCTGAAGAAAAGCTGCTGTTTTCACCAGACTTTATAGCTTTCTGTCAGTCTACCCAATCTTTTAATATCACTTTGTTATTGCTGATGGCTActgactcagaaaaaaaaaagaaaaccaaaattctTGATCTGAAGTATGTAATGATCCCACTGATACAATGATAAATCCTTAAATATATGCTTGAGTGCCAGAAATTAAAGCACAGATACCATACACAATGCTTTTGTGACCTCTGGAAGCTTTAAAATAGGACATGTTTTCTTATAAAGCCTCCTTTTCCACTCACACTTCTATAAAAATCTGGTCCTTTCTTTCCATGTCCCCAAACTGTCTTTCTGTTGGAGCTCAAGGCATTCCATATAAGTGCTACACAGTAAATTGATTTATCTTGCATTACTCAGTTTTTTTCCAGTACACTGTTCAGTAATCCCCTTCTCCTGGGACTTAGGCCCATATGCAGGTTTTAAATATTCTTTTAAGGTAAAGTGCCACAAAACTGCTTTTTCATCTCTCCAATACACTGATACTGATATAGAAATCAGTAGGTATATCAAACTTTGGATATAAATACTCACCTTCACTCTTGACCTTTTAAAATAGGTAAAGGTAAGAGAAATACCTCATCTAGCAACTAAAAATAGCATGCCCAGTTTCTATCCTCTTTTCAGACCTTGCTGTTATTCCCCTGGAATACAGTGACCTTATTGGCTTTGCTTATGTAAGCAGTAAGATTGCTTGTGTGGAGTGCAGCATTCTGGCCAGGCAATTTTACACACACTTTATGCCAGACTGATCTTTCTGCTCTCCTTTGTATAGCTGAGCTTTCACACCTACCTCCCACGCtggactgcagaagaaaagcctttctgcagctaTCCAGCTGCACAAGCATTTTATGCACAAAGATGCAGGTCACAGCCAACTCTGGAGACACAGAGTCACCAGCTGCTAATCCTTCGCTTGAGGACACTTGTACCTGTTTCCAGcgagcagagcagagctagaGCCTGTCCTCGTGCCCAGTGCTGCACCATGGATccacccagcagctgtggctccaGCCTGGGACCTTTTGCGGCCAAGAGTCCTTCACACAGACTCATGCCAGGGGGCAGAGCGCAAGGGATACACCTTACCACCAGCCGTATCAGGTCTGCCTGAACAGCCACCTCTGGATTTATTTTTGCCTTATCAGTGAAGACACATTTACTTGTTGTGTCTCTTTGCAACCAGGATAGGGCAGAAACTCATTGTTAACCACTCTCCCACATTCAACTCCTTCCTTGGAGGGCCCAGCTCATTTTTAACAGACTCTCAACTGAAGGGCGGTCATTCCACCAGAGTCATAGTCCTCACACATCTCATCTCCTAGGACACATACACAGCTCCTGGAACAGTCAATGGGAATGTGAGGCAGGTACACAAGTTATTCCCAAGTGAATTTCCATTTACCTGGAGTTACATCAGAAGAGCTACAGGTGTGCAGGCAGTGCTTCTTTTTGCTTCCAGCGGATCACCAACACAGTGTTGTCATCACGGACAGCACGCTTGATGCTTTCACACGGTCAGGGTTAGTGGCTGGACTcaatcctagaggtcttttccaacattgatgattctgtgatgaaaacAAATGAATCCAGAAGCAATCCAAGAACCCACACTGCACATGTAATTCAACTCTCTTGACAGAAATATCCTCACATCCATCTCCAGGGAGGCACCCATGAAAGCTTTCTCTGTACAGAGAGGTTTTGTCACACATCAGTAAGCCACATTCCAAACTACCTCCTGTGACGTATGGAAAAACAACTCATCCACGAGGTACACATTTGACACCAGGGTACTTACTGGTATGTTTAGGAAAATGAACATAAATTGAACTTGGTACAAAAGAAAAGACTTTATTGTAACACTATATTTGATTTGAAACTTTCAAGCACCGAAgaccagaaaaccaaaaccagaattttgttttcctaaatACATCCATGTTAAGCACAAAAGCCAGTAGTGtgggagagaaaacagaaatgtcTTCTATCATCTAGTTACTGCTGatggcctttgctgctgctgccagtgctggtttgggttttgagtAATCCCAGGGTCTCCTGTTCTCTGTGTACCCATAGAGCTTCCGCAGTGCCACACGGGCCGCCTCTTCCTCTGCGGCAAGCAAGGTTtcaccaggaccttcagctatGATCTTCTTATCActtggggaagggaaaaaaaaccaaaatttaAACCGTTTTCATCATGGATTCCTGAGCACCACAGCATATCACAAACAAGGGCTGCCAGACTGCTTTCTGCCCTGGTGTCTGTGAATACTGAAGGTACTTTCTATATGCACACAGGTGTATAAACGTTCCCACTGGCCTCTCCTGCAACGCTAAGTGATTGTACATTCAACAGTGGGAACTCCAATCAGAAAGGCACCCACGTCCTGGAAGGGCACAACTCCCTGCATTTCAGTTCCTAGCACATCACTGATTCTTGTTAGCTCTGTTAGAAACACGCAGAATTGTTACTCTGGACAGTTTAAACAAAGAAGTGAAACGctcctgccttttctttcctcctggtAAGCATTTCCAAACTCCTTCACAAGGCCCACAGAGAAGCTCTCTATGTTATGAAGAATGTACTCAGCTCTGTCAAATCAACATCTGTGGGCACGGAACAGGAACAGTTTGTGAAGGGGCACAGattccagaagaaaaataatcagagTTCCTTTCTTTCATATAAGGTAACAAATCTTAGAAGGCATACAATGCAAGGTACGATATATCAGAACAATCTATGGCAGGCTTCACACATTTACCTGCAGCTCACATGGCCAAGACACAACAATGTGTTTTGGTGGGAGAAAGTCCTGTTCTGTTCCAGAGGAGTGATAATTATCCTTGGACAAGAGACCAGGACAAGTGCTGACTACATCTGAGACAAGCACACTAGGGATGGTTGGCACTGCCTAAGTCTTGTCTGGATCAGGCACTCCTGCATACTTTACAGTGCCTGTGACTGGAAAACTAAGAAGTTTCTCTGGAATATAAATCAAGTCTCTAGCCTCCCCTAAGCCCTGGATACAGCTGTGGTGCTTCCCAAACTGTTCAGTTatgctgctggcagggtccATCTGTCAGCTCACCCAAAACACACCCAGGCTCCTCCATGCATTCAATTTATGCTTCAAAGCCCTTCAGTCAGAGACTGTTGGTGTCTCATTATGTATCACTGTGGCAAGCCCTGGCCGGTGCTCAAAGGGCTGATTTTATATGGAACCCACACTAAGGTTTCTTTGCTGTAATGATATGACCATAGAGCACAAGTAGAAAACTAAAAGACcatcttccctccttccctctcccacagCCAAAATCCATTTCACTTCAGATTAACAGGGTACTAACCAGTACAACCCAACGAAGTACAGTGGCGTAACTGTGCTGACTCCCAGCTGTCTGGTAATTCTTGGTTCTGGAGCAGAGATATTCCTCTTGCTCAGTTCTTCCACAAGTAAGCCCATAGGATTGATCACTTCCCAGATCTCAAACAGGTCTTTTCCGATCAGTTGGGGAATAAAAAAATCCTAAACAAAGGTATTTAAAAGTTACAGTTAATGGGAAGGGTAGCaaggctccagcctctggtgTCTGCAAGCAACAATACAACACAAAGAGGCATTAATGCAGCTGACAATAAATTAAGAGATGAATAATGAAACCACCTCAGTACTCCACCATGGCTGGGCACAAGTGACtagtgctgctgtgtttggcAGTCTGGGCCCAATATAGCCACTGACAGGATGTGTCAGCCACCCAGACACAACACAGGATCAGCACCTGCCTGAGAGGAGTTAGAGCAGCACCTGCATACATGTCTGAGTGTGAAGGTCAAAACTCTGATGCTTCTGAGTAGGGAAGCTGTGCATCAGGGGAGTTCTGTGAACAGGCTGAAGGGAGCACACAGATCCGCAGGACTTtcacccagccaggctgccttcctgcctcaCACCTGCTGCTGGTCCTACAGACACCTCTCAACGGGCTGCTGTCATCAGGAAATTTAACAGACATTTCCTCACTGCAAAATTAGTGATGGTTCACCAAGTGAAAAGGACAACTtgaaggagaggagctgctcaaACTTGTTACATTGCATTTGAATTTAAGCTGTTTGTATGAAGTATCTCTAGGTGCCTGCATTCCCACACAGAAATCAATAGAATCACTTTGGCTGGAAAGGCCCTTTAAGATCCTTGAATACAACCATTAATCCAGTATGGaaggtcatcactaaaccatgtccctcaatgCCACACTACATAGCTTTTAAACtcttctagggatggggactccatcactgtcctcaacagcctgttccagggcttaacaatcctttcagtgaagatattattcctaatatctagcctaaaccttccctggcacaacttgaggctatttcctgtCATTATGTCACTGGCttcttgggaaaagagactgacccccaccttaccccaaattcctttcaggtagttgtagagaccaaggaggtctcccctcagcctccttttctccacactaaacaatcccagttccctcagtctcctctcatAGGACTTGATTTCTAGACCTTTAATTAGctttcttgctcttctctggattcacttcagcacctcaatatctttctggATTTCTTACACACAAcacccctgggctcagcccctgcttTCTGTAGAATGTTTTAAAATGGAAGAGATGCCTGACCTTACAGAGAATGATTTCGTTATTTCATAGTGCAGTGCACGGAATGCAACACCTTCCCTTAGCAAGTGTCAGCAAATACTGAAACATCATCTTGACAAACCAGAAATAACTGATTTCCTGtgcttaaccagtgctgtgcatctttaaggggaaaaaaaaccaccaaaaccaaccaaaaccaaccaaaactccTAAACCCACTGCAGAACACACGGAActcccctcagccaccaccCGACAGATCCCACTGTTGTATTATAGCTGTTGTTGATCTTCTGCCCACTTCCTTGGATCAAGACACAAGACAAAATATCtgggtttgccttttttccctgtgaTGTCTGAGGCTTTTAAAGGCTATTGTTGTCAGTACAAAAATAACTGACAGGGAGTGACTCACCCTGACAAAGATCCCTGTTTTCTCAGGCCCACTGCTGTCGAGCAGTGCTCCTATCACAGCAAAAAATGTCCTCTGTAGCACATCTGGTGGGGCAGGAAAGTCTCTGCAGAGCGTCAGGTCCTGTATGGACAAGTTTTGAGCCACGTAAGAAACTAGTTCCTGACTAGTAAGAAAATCAACAAgtgctcctgttcctgctgcaggcagatctGGGTAGGCAGCTTCAAAGCACTGCCTCAGGTAAGAGCGTGAAAAAGCCATCCCCTGTTCGCCAAGTTTACTGTTATCCTGGAGGTGAAGAGCAACTGCTTCCTtgtccagccccagctgtcgGCGCCTCGCCTCCTCACTTTCAATGTAACAGGAGTTAACAAAGGCTGTCTTGAGAAGATCCAACGAAAAATTCTCGTGTAGGCGGTGGCAAAAGGCTTGTATCTCGGCATGATAATCCCAGTTTGGCTTCTCTGACCTACGGAgatggaaaaggaaacaaatccaGTAACGGAACGAGACATGACCCGTGCTGCAAGAACCACGCCTTTCAGACAAGCGAAAGGAAACGAAAACGGAAATGTTTCTGACTATCAAAGCCGGTTTGTAAAGGTCTCTGTGTCAAACATGGTCGGTTCGCCCATCACCGTTTTCCTGCCCAGGACGAGCCCTGCACACTCCAACTCGGGACCACGCTGGCACACGGAGCTAAAACCACTCTGCTCCAAATCGGGAGGAGATGCTGCCTGGGCGTTGGGATTTCATCTGTTTCTGAGCCTGCTACACTCCCTTCCCCGAGCCACCCTCACTGCCTCCCACTCTCCGCCCAGCCGAGCCGAACCGGGCAGGCAGGGCCGTGCCCGCTCTCACCGCCGCCGTGGTGGCTCCTCCAGTCGCTGCTGCTCCAGGTAGGCGCGAAGCCACCGCTTCTTGTTGCGGTTGGGTGCGGTACTGATCCCAGCCCGCCCGGTCCGGGCCCCGGCCACCAACCACCGCGCCGCGGGCAGGAGCAGCCGAGCAGCCATATTGGCGAGTGCGGGCGGAGAACGATCCGTCCCGGCTCGGCTCTTCCCGGAAACAGGGCCCCTTCCCTCTAGTTCCGGGCGGAAGCGTTCCCAGCCGgggacagagccaggcagacCGGAGGTGGAAACCAGCGCGCTGCATGCcgggagagaaggaagcagcGTGGGTTCCGTCAGAGCTTTCTGCTTTCTGCCCCGGCCTCACCTGGCCCCGCTGCCACCGTCGGTGATGCGAGTGTGGGAGCGGCGGTGCCGAGACTCCGCGTCCCATGTCGGAGCAGGAGGGTGGAGCGGCGGCTTCGATCCGCGCCTGTCAGGCCGGGCAGGGTGAAGAGCCCCGAGCGCCTCCAACAGAGCCGCATTTCAAGGCTGAGCTCGAAGCTTCTCCGGTTGCAGCATCACCCATGGGACGGGCCCGAAGCCTCCAGTGTCGGGTCCTTCGGCGAGATCGGGGATCTAGGAAAGCATATCCTGCCGAGGTCAAGCCCGGCAGCTGCCCCGCTTCTGCTCGGGATCCGCAGCCGTGCTCAGGCAGAACGTGCTGACCATTGAGACTGAGAAAACCTGCCCCCACAACGCATAGCCTGGGATGTTTGTAAAACGCCCTCCTTGGGTTTCAGTTCCACTGGCAAGACAAAAGTCTGGTTTTGTTCCCTTAAGCTTTATTTTTCACTCTACAACTCTTTGTACAGTTCTCTCATAGCTCAAACCCTCGTTTGCATCATCCTAGCTCATACAGTACAGTTCATACATACCTTCAGATTAAAGGCTGTGGTATAAAATCCATGAAAATAAAACGTGTGCAGGGCTGGCCCTTGCCTTCGTGTTGCCTTTCACTAAAAGACAAGAGGATCACACTTCTCAACATTGCTGATAGCAAAATGTGCATAGCAAAGCCCCAAGCAGCCAGTGGAGTCACATCAGATAGTAAATGGGGCTTAAAAACACTTGACAAAACATCCAAGCACAGTGCCCATCAACAGTAGTACCAAGACCACACAGCAGTGGGGTGGAACACTTGAGTTCACTGAATGGCACATGAGATGTGCCAGTAGAATTCCTTGATGAGGCACTTGCAGCACACATCAGATCCTCAGGGCTTCTCTGATGATACACTCCGGACAGCCCACCCTTATCAGGCACTGCTCCATCACCAACCCTGAGCTGCAGTCTCCAGACCTGCAGCACCCCAGTGACCATCCCAGCTAATGAAGTCTGCATGGGGCTAGCCCCAATACTGTGCCATAggcttggctgctgcagtgagccAAGGATAAGATCCAAGGAGGTCCCACATCCTCTTCCACAGATGTTGGTATCATCACTTCTTTGCCCTCTGTGACTTTAGAGAACCCAGAActggtggtgcacagcagtCTGTGTCTGGCTGGTCTAGGCAAGGtccctgctggagcactgctttgGTGCATTGCACATCACCTCACATCCCACACAATCAGTTGTttgaaacagccccagggaaggggttgtgactgctgcagctgttcacATCAGGAGGCAACCAATAAGCAGAGAGGCCGAgggccccctgggcagcagtgtgcATGGCTCAGTTCTCTTTCAAACTCCAACTACCAAAACCCATG of Dryobates pubescens isolate bDryPub1 chromosome 32, bDryPub1.pri, whole genome shotgun sequence contains these proteins:
- the MRPL44 gene encoding 39S ribosomal protein L44, mitochondrial, with the translated sequence MAARLLLPAARWLVAGARTGRAGISTAPNRNKKRWLRAYLEQQRLEEPPRRRSEKPNWDYHAEIQAFCHRLHENFSLDLLKTAFVNSCYIESEEARRRQLGLDKEAVALHLQDNSKLGEQGMAFSRSYLRQCFEAAYPDLPAAGTGALVDFLTSQELVSYVAQNLSIQDLTLCRDFPAPPDVLQRTFFAVIGALLDSSGPEKTGIFVRDFFIPQLIGKDLFEIWEVINPMGLLVEELSKRNISAPEPRITRQLGVSTVTPLYFVGLYCDKKIIAEGPGETLLAAEEEAARVALRKLYGYTENRRPWDYSKPKPALAAAAKAISSN